In Gemmatimonadales bacterium, one genomic interval encodes:
- a CDS encoding carbohydrate porin, with protein sequence MAVALADHALSSLHREYLEMGGRGFLLGDGRLNYGHERILEAHYRLQIGRFVQLNPDLQQIWNPGYNRDRGPATVLGLRLNVRY encoded by the coding sequence GTGGCCGTCGCCCTGGCCGACCACGCGCTCTCCTCGCTGCACCGCGAGTACCTGGAGATGGGCGGGCGCGGCTTTCTGCTCGGCGACGGGCGCCTGAACTACGGGCACGAGCGCATCCTGGAAGCGCACTACCGGCTGCAGATCGGCCGGTTCGTCCAGCTCAACCCCGATCTGCAGCAGATCTGGAACCCCGGCTACAACCGCGACCGCGGGCCGGCGACCGTGCTCGGCCTGCGACTCAACGTGCGGTATTGA